A genomic window from Scomber scombrus chromosome 18, fScoSco1.1, whole genome shotgun sequence includes:
- the mchr1b gene encoding melanin-concentrating hormone receptor 1, which produces MPSIYGVICFFGILGNGIVIYTIVKKTKFCSQQTVPDIFIFSLSIADLLFLLGMPFLIHQLVGNGSWCFGATMCTVLTALDSNSQTVSTYILTVMTLDRYLATVHPIRFKHVRTPFMAGAAVALVWVFSLVSITPVWMYTGLMHLKDGSVGCALLLPNPATDTYWFTLYQFFLAFALPLMVICGVFFKILQNMSATVAPLPQRSLRMRTRKVTRMAVAICLAFFICWAPYYILQLAHLGVQRPSFAFLYAYNIAISMGYANSCINPFIYIILSETFKRQFIIAIRPSHKVFRVAPALADCSMSLRMAPESSHPSHLQSSRELPQNMLPVTVAVH; this is translated from the coding sequence ATGCCAAGCATCTATGGTGTCATCTGTTTCTTTGGGATCCTTGGAAACGGCATTGTTATCTACACCATTGTGAAGAAGACCAAGTTCTGCTCCCAACAAACAGTACCAGATATATTTATCTTCAGTTTGTCCATTGCAgacctcctctttctccttggCATGCCTTTCCTCATTCACCAACTTGTGGGAAATGGCTCCTGGTGCTTTGGAGCCACCATGTGCACGGTGCTGACAGCACTTGACTCCAACAGCCAGACTGTCAGTACCTACATCCTGACTGTGATGACTCTGGATCGCTACCTGGCCACTGTCCATCCCATCCGCTTCAAGCATGTTCGGACCCCCTTCATGGCAGGGGCAGCAGTAGCGCTGGTGTGGGTGTTCTCTCTGGTCTCTATCACTCCTGTCTGGATGTACACAGGACTCATGCATCTCAAGGATGGATCAGTTGGATGTGCCCTCCTGCTGCCTAACCCAGCCACAGATACATACTGGTTCACCCTCTACCAATTCTTCTTGGCCTTTGCTCTGCCTTTGATGGTCATCTGCGGGGTCTTTTTCAAGATTCTTCAAAACATGTCAGCTACAGTGGCTCCACTGCCCCAGCGCAGCCTGAGGATGCGCACACGGAAGGTGACCCGCATGGCAGTGGCCATATGCCTGGCCTTCTTCATTTGCTGGGCCCCTTACTACATCTTACAGTTGGCCCACCTGGGAGTACAGCGACCTTCCTTTGCTTTCCTGTATGCCTACAACATTGCTATCAGCATGGGCTATGCAAATAGCTGCATTAATCCATTTATCTACATTATATTAAGTGAAACATTCAAGAGGCAGTTCATTATAGCCATTCGGCCGTCCCACAAGGTCTTCAGAGTTGCCCCAGCTCTGGCTGATTGCAGCATGAGTCTGAGGATGGCACCAGAAAGCTCTCATCCATCTCACCTACAGTCATCGAGAGAACTACCGCAAAACATGCTGCCTGTCACTGTGGCTGTGCACTGA